TGCAGCACAACGGAACGGTGATCTTTAAATTCTACTTACATGTTTCACGCAAAGAGCAGCAAGAGCGGCTGGAAGAGCGGGTAGAGGATCCAAGGAAGATGTGGAAACATGATGTAGCCGACCAGGAAGAAGCCAAACACTGGGATACCTATATTAAGATGTATGAAGAAGTGATTGAAAACTGCCAGGTAGCGCCTTGGGTAATTGTTCCTGCCGATCAAAATTGGTACAAGGAGTATCTGGTAGCAAAGACCATAACAGAGGGGCTGGAAGCTTTGAATTTGAAGTATCCGGAAAACCCGCTGTGATTTAATCTATTTTCTTTTTAGTTTTAACAAAACGGTATTATGGGTTTCATTAAAGAATTCAAAGAATTTGCTTTAAAAGGCAACGTTATAGATTTAGCCATTGCGGTAATAATTGGCGCTGCATTTGGCGCAATCGTAACCTCGTTGGTACAAGATGTAATTACACCTTTGATCTTGAGTCCGGCTTTGAAAGCTGCCCATTTAGAAAACTTGGACCAACTGGCCTGGAATGGGGTTAAGTACGGTAAGTTCCTGGCAGCCATTATTACCTTTTTGGTCATCGCCTTGGTCCTGTTTGTAATGATACAAGGGATTAATAGGCTAAAACGTGTCAAGGAAAAAGCAGCAGATGCTCCCGCTCCTGAGCTTACTGTAACTGAAAAGTTATTAATGGAAATTCGCGACAGTTTGCATAATAATCCACGTGTATAGGCCTTTTCGTTAAATTCTGGGCCTTCAAAGACCGATTCTATAGCCTTTACAATAGAAATTGTATTTTTGTTTAGTCCCGTGGCACGGTTTCCACGGGATTTTATTTAAACAATCAATAACCTTTGGCAATAACCACCACATATCAGATAACGTTGCCTCAGTTTGAAGGCCCTTTTGATCTTCTGCTGTTCTTTATTGAACGCGATGAGTTGGATATTTATAACATCCCCATCACGCGTATTATTAAAGACTTTTTGGATTATATACACAGCCAGGAGTCTCTCAATATTGAGCTGTCCAGCGAGTTTATTCTCTTTATCTCTACGTTGATGCGTATCAAGGCTAAAATGTTGTTGCCACGTAAAGAAATAGACGCACAGGGTAATGAAATTGACCCAAGGCTGGAACTGGTGGATAAGATCCTTGAATATAAAAAGTACAAGGAAGCGGCTGCTAAGATGGCCGAGTTGGAAGCAGAGCGGATGCTTATGATCAAGCGGGGTAATATCCAAAAAGAGCTGTCGATTATTGGGGATGAGGCTGGTGAGGGAACGGAGATCCAAGCCATTACACTCTTTAAGCTAATGAAAGCTTTTGAGCGGGTAATGCAGCGTTACTCCGATAAACATAATAAACTGGTACATACCGTAGTACAGTATAACTACAGTATGGATACTACAAAGTCCAGTATGATCTCACTGGCAAACAGTGAGCGTACACTTTCCTTTGAGCGCATCTTTGAACAAGCGGAAAACCGCGTGCATGCCATTTTCTTATTCCTTTCCATGCTGGAACTGGTGTCACAAAAATATTTGCGCATTATCATTGGCGATGGCAAGAATAACTTCCTTATTGAATACAACGAAACAGAAGAAGGCCTGACAGACGAGGAGCATATGCACTTGTAATTAGCTGATTAGCTGATGTGAGGATTAGCTAATGGATTTGATGATTTGGAAATGTTCAATTCTCAATGATCAATAATCAATGATTATTAAAAAGAATCTAAATAGAAAAGCATTCCGTTAATGGAGTGCTTTTGTTTTATAGGTATTTCTGTATTTCTTTTCTTCTCCTTTTCTCCTTTGCTCTGTGCGAAACCCTTTGCGTGCAGCGTATAGCTTGCAGCATACTTTTACTCATAAATCCACAACAAAATGGGCTTTGGCGATTTGTTGATATAACCAGAAAGCTTGGCTAGGAAGTCATAAGAAACCATGGGGCAGCCTAAGCTATTACAGATCGGTTGAGGATATACTTCACTATTAGGGACGCAGTCGTAGGCGTGAAGTACTACAAAGCGATTAAAGGCATTAGAATTAGAAGAGTCTAATCCATTTAGTTTGTAGGCTTTACCAAATTGGCCTTTGTAGCTATAACTTACTCTATATTTTCCCAGCGAACTACATCCACTTTCTGGCGTATTAGAGTACTGGGCTGTTTCTAAATAATCGGTGTTGCAACTGCCATGTGCTACTAGTCCTTTTGCTAAGATGGAGTCTCTTTTAAAATCGTAAACAAAGAACCGATAGCGTCCACTCGGCTGGCTCATATCAATAAGGAAACCATATTGAGTAGAAAGGTTTTGTGTCAGCGCATAAGCCTTGCCTTGGACTGCTTGCTTCTTTAGTTTGGCTGTGATATTGTTTTCGGTTGCTTTCTTATTGGGAGTGGCGGCGACAGGAAAATTGTACTTGGTATAGTGGGGTAGGAAATAATAAAGGCCTGCTAACAAGGGTAGCAGGCCTAAAAAAGCTAGAAGCAGTTTTCTCATATCGCTAAGATGAAGAAAACCACTTATTCCATAAAAGAATTATAACAAAGATTCAATCTTTATTGGCTCAGACATCAAGTCTCTTACGGCATCGGCAATCGCTTGGGCGTCATAGCCACACTCACGATGCAGTTCTTTTAACGTGCCGTGCTCCACTACCCGGTCTGGGATACCCAGGATGCGCACATCGTTTTTGTAGCCATGTTCCTGCATGAACTCCAATACAGCAGCACCAAAGCCACCTACCACAGTACCATCTTCTACCGTAATGATCTTTCCGTAAGTGCGTAAAGCTTCATGCAGCAATTCTTCATCAAGCGGTTTGGCAAAACGCATATCGTAGTGGCCGGGTGTAAAACCATCAGCTCTTAGATCACGGATGGCTGCCGCAGCAAAGTTGCCGGGGTGTCCAAAAGATAGAATGGCAATATCTTTTCCGTCTTTTAGTTTACGGCCTTTACCAATCTTAATTTCTTCCAGCGGTTTACGCCACTCAGGCATTACGCCTTCTCCACGAGGATAGCGAATGACAAAGGGGAGTTTTGTGCTTTCCAGTTGTGCCGTATACATCAAGTTGCGCAGCTCCTGTTCGTTCATAGGGGCCGATAAGATCATATTCGGGATACAACGGAAATAAGGAACATCATAAGCACCATGGTGGGTTGGACCATCTTCACCAACCAAGCCTGCACGGTCTAAGCAAAAGATAACGGGTAGTTTTTGGATAGCCACATCATGCACTACCTGGTCAAAGGCGCGTTGCATAAAGGATGAGTAGATGTTACA
This genomic interval from Flavisolibacter tropicus contains the following:
- the mscL gene encoding large conductance mechanosensitive channel protein MscL, translating into MGFIKEFKEFALKGNVIDLAIAVIIGAAFGAIVTSLVQDVITPLILSPALKAAHLENLDQLAWNGVKYGKFLAAIITFLVIALVLFVMIQGINRLKRVKEKAADAPAPELTVTEKLLMEIRDSLHNNPRV
- a CDS encoding segregation and condensation protein A yields the protein MAITTTYQITLPQFEGPFDLLLFFIERDELDIYNIPITRIIKDFLDYIHSQESLNIELSSEFILFISTLMRIKAKMLLPRKEIDAQGNEIDPRLELVDKILEYKKYKEAAAKMAELEAERMLMIKRGNIQKELSIIGDEAGEGTEIQAITLFKLMKAFERVMQRYSDKHNKLVHTVVQYNYSMDTTKSSMISLANSERTLSFERIFEQAENRVHAIFLFLSMLELVSQKYLRIIIGDGKNNFLIEYNETEEGLTDEEHMHL
- a CDS encoding murein L,D-transpeptidase catalytic domain-containing protein, which codes for MRKLLLAFLGLLPLLAGLYYFLPHYTKYNFPVAATPNKKATENNITAKLKKQAVQGKAYALTQNLSTQYGFLIDMSQPSGRYRFFVYDFKRDSILAKGLVAHGSCNTDYLETAQYSNTPESGCSSLGKYRVSYSYKGQFGKAYKLNGLDSSNSNAFNRFVVLHAYDCVPNSEVYPQPICNSLGCPMVSYDFLAKLSGYINKSPKPILLWIYE